From Pseudorasbora parva isolate DD20220531a chromosome 25, ASM2467924v1, whole genome shotgun sequence, one genomic window encodes:
- the LOC137064971 gene encoding histone H3-like, with the protein MARTKQTARKSTGGKAPRKQLATKAARKSAPATGGVKKPHRYRPGTVALREIRRYQKSTELLIRKLPFQRLVREIAQDFKTDLRFQSSAVMALQESSEAYLVGLFEDTNLCAIHAKRVTIMPKDIQLARRIRGERA; encoded by the coding sequence ATGGCAAGAACCAAGCAGACCGCTCGTAAATCCACCGGTGGCAAAGCCCCGAGGAAGCAGCTCGCCACTAAAGCCGCCCGTAAGAGCGCTCCGGCCACCGGCGGCGTCAAGAAGCCTCATCGCTACAGGCCCGGGACCGTGGCTCTGCGAGAGATCCGCCGTTATCAGAAGTCCACCGAGCTGCTGATCCGCAAACTGCCCTTCCAGCGGCTGGTGAGAGAAATCGCTCAGGACTTCAAGACGGATCTGCGCTTCCAGAGCTCCGCTGTCATGGCCCTGCAGGAGTCCAGCGAGGCTTATTTGGTCGGCCTGTTTGAGGACACCAACCTGTGCGCCATCCACGCCAAGAGGGTCACCATCATGCCCAAAGACATCCAGCTGGCCCGCCGCATCCGCGGAGAGCGCGCCTAA
- the LOC137064824 gene encoding histone H1-like, producing MAETAPAPAAAAPAKAPKKKSAAKAKKAGPGVGELIVKTVSASKERSGVSLAALKKALAASGYDVEKNNSRVKIAIKGLVTKGTLVQVKGTGASGSFKLNKQQAETKKKPAKKAAPKAKKPAAKKPAAAKKPKSAAAKKPKAAKKSPKKATKPAAKKATKSPKKAKKPAAAKKAAKSPKKAKATKPKTAKPKAAKPKKAAPKKK from the coding sequence ATGGCAGAAACCGCCCCAGCACCGGCTGCTGCCGCCCCAGCCAAAGCGCCCAAGAAGAAGTCCGCTGCAAAGGCCAAGAAAGCAGGTCCAGGCGTCGGTGAGCTCATCGTCAAGACAGTATCCGCGTCCAAGGAGAGGAGCGGCGTGTCCCTCGCCGCCCTGAAGAAAGCTCTTGCCGCCAGCGGCTACGACGTGGAGAAGAACAACTCCCGTGTCAAGATCGCCATCAAGGGCCTGGTGACTAAAGGCACCCTGGTGCAGGTCAAAGGGACCGGCGCCTCGGGTTCATTCAAGCTCAACAAGCAGCAAGCCGAGACCAAGAAGAAGCCAGCCAAGAAAGCGGCTCCTAAAGCGAAGAAGCCCGCGGCCAAGAAACCCGCTGCCGCCAAGAAGCCCAAGAGCGCAGCGGCAAAGAAGCCCAAAGCCGCCAAGAAATCGCCCAAGAAGGCCACGAAACCCGCCGCTAAGAAGGCGACGAAGAGCCCCAAGAAGGCGAAGAAGCCAGCAGCCGCTAAGAAAGCAGCCAAGAGCCCCAAGAAAGCCAAGGCGACTAAACCCAAGACGGCAAAGCCTAAAGCCGCCAAGCCTAAAAAGGCAGCTCCTAAAAAGAAATAA